The Fusobacterium necrophorum subsp. necrophorum genome has a window encoding:
- the bioB gene encoding biotin synthase BioB, with protein MKEFLHQLKNRVLEGYLVTREDVASLLSISIEKEEELQELLEAANEIREKFCGNFFNLCTILNAKSGRCSENCRYCAQSAHFKTNAEIYPLVSKEVALEAAKEVEEEGAHRFSLVTSGRGLQGEEKELDRLQEIYQYLQKNTKLDLCASHGICSKEALQKLKDAGVKTYHHNLESSRRFYPSICTSHSFEDRVNTVKYAHEVGLQVCSGGIFGLGETEEDRMDMAFDLRELGVHSVPINILTPIPGTPLEKNEAIDPRELLKDIAIYRFILPKVAIRYAGGRVKLGEYAKLGLRGGVNSALTGNFLTTTGNTIESDKQMIKELGYEY; from the coding sequence ATGAAGGAATTTTTACATCAATTGAAGAACAGAGTGTTAGAGGGGTATTTAGTAACGAGAGAAGATGTTGCAAGCTTATTAAGCATTTCCATAGAGAAGGAAGAAGAGTTGCAGGAATTATTAGAGGCAGCCAATGAAATTCGAGAAAAGTTTTGCGGAAACTTTTTCAACTTATGTACCATTTTGAACGCGAAGTCAGGTCGTTGTTCGGAGAATTGCAGATATTGTGCTCAGTCGGCTCATTTTAAGACAAATGCGGAGATATATCCTCTTGTGAGCAAGGAAGTTGCTTTGGAGGCTGCAAAAGAAGTGGAAGAGGAGGGAGCTCATCGTTTTTCTTTGGTAACGAGTGGAAGAGGTTTACAGGGAGAAGAGAAGGAATTAGACAGACTGCAAGAAATTTATCAATATTTACAGAAAAATACGAAGTTGGATTTATGTGCTTCTCATGGAATTTGTAGCAAAGAAGCACTACAAAAATTAAAAGATGCGGGAGTGAAAACCTATCATCACAATTTGGAAAGTTCTCGAAGATTTTATCCCAGCATTTGTACTTCCCATAGTTTTGAGGACAGAGTCAACACGGTAAAATACGCTCACGAAGTTGGCTTACAAGTGTGCAGTGGAGGAATTTTCGGTTTAGGAGAAACAGAGGAAGATAGGATGGATATGGCATTTGATTTACGGGAATTAGGTGTTCATTCCGTTCCTATCAATATTTTGACACCGATTCCGGGGACACCTTTGGAAAAAAATGAAGCCATTGATCCTAGAGAATTATTAAAAGATATTGCCATTTATCGATTTATTTTGCCAAAAGTAGCGATTCGGTATGCCGGAGGGCGAGTGAAGCTGGGGGAATATGCAAAACTCGGGTTAAGAGGAGGAGTGAATTCCGCTTTGACAGGAAATTTTTTAACGACAACAGGAAATACGATTGAAAGTGATAAACAAATGATTAAGGAGCTTGGTTATGAATACTAA
- the bioD gene encoding dethiobiotin synthase codes for MNTKGYFVIGTDTDIGKTFCSTLLYHGLRNRNAMYYKPVQSGGVLKEGKLYAPDVLSLCEFEGMEYQEKMVSYVLGPEVSPHLASELENKVLDVDKIKNHFRELCKKYDYLIVEGAGGLYVPLIRNQFYIYDLIREFQFPVILVSSAKVGSINHAVLTLEALKHMGISLHGIIFNRVQNTETSRIYEEDNIKIILQKASTKNHLILLEGEQEIAEEKLDLFLKGEANEETK; via the coding sequence ATGAATACTAAAGGGTATTTTGTCATCGGAACGGATACGGATATCGGAAAAACATTTTGCAGTACTTTGTTATATCATGGTTTAAGAAACAGAAATGCAATGTATTATAAGCCGGTGCAGAGTGGCGGTGTTTTGAAAGAGGGAAAGTTGTATGCTCCGGATGTTCTTTCTCTTTGTGAATTTGAAGGAATGGAATATCAGGAGAAGATGGTAAGTTATGTGTTAGGTCCTGAGGTTTCACCTCACTTAGCAAGTGAATTGGAAAACAAAGTTTTGGATGTTGACAAGATAAAAAATCATTTTCGGGAACTTTGTAAGAAATATGATTATCTTATTGTGGAGGGAGCGGGAGGTTTGTATGTTCCTCTCATCAGAAATCAATTTTATATCTATGATTTGATTCGGGAATTTCAATTTCCCGTGATTTTAGTAAGCAGTGCCAAAGTAGGTTCCATCAATCATGCAGTATTGACCCTAGAAGCTTTGAAACATATGGGAATTTCATTACATGGGATTATTTTTAATCGTGTACAGAATACTGAAACAAGTAGGATATATGAAGAAGATAATATAAAAATCATTTTACAGAAGGCTTCCACAAAAAATCATTTAATTCTTTTAGAGGGGGAGCAGGAAATTGCAGAAGAAAAATTGGACTTGTTTCTGAAAGGAGAAGCAAATGAAGAAACGAAGTGA
- the bioA gene encoding adenosylmethionine--8-amino-7-oxononanoate transaminase, whose protein sequence is MKKRSELQEKDLQYIFHPCAQMKDFEETPPLVIKKGEGLYLIDEEGKRYMDCISSWWVNLFGHANLRINQVVMEQINELEHVIFASFSHKPAIELAEALVEVLPKGINKFLFADNGSSCIEMALKLSFQYHLQTGNPQKTKFISLENAYHGETIGALGVGDVDIFTQTYRPLIKEGRKVRVPYLDNTKSDEEFAAYEEECIQELKKLIENSHHEIACMIVEPMVQGAAGMLMYSANYLKQVRELTKQYNIHLIDDEIAMGFGRTGKMFACEHAGITPDIMCLAKGLSSGYYPIAMACITTDIFNAFYADYKEGKSFLHSHTYSGNPLGCRVAVEVLRIFQEENIMAMVQEKGEYLQTKMEELFQGREYVKSYRRMGMIGAIELHDIPGQERIGRKIATLALEKGVLIRPIGNIVYFMPPYIITKEEIDTMLEVCKVSMEEYIEQIKK, encoded by the coding sequence ATGAAGAAACGAAGTGAATTACAGGAAAAAGATCTTCAATACATTTTTCATCCCTGTGCTCAAATGAAAGATTTTGAAGAAACTCCTCCTTTGGTTATAAAAAAAGGAGAAGGCTTGTATCTAATAGATGAAGAAGGAAAGCGATATATGGATTGTATTTCCAGTTGGTGGGTAAACTTGTTTGGACATGCAAATCTACGTATTAATCAGGTAGTCATGGAGCAAATTAACGAGTTGGAACACGTTATTTTTGCAAGCTTTTCCCATAAACCTGCAATTGAGTTGGCGGAAGCTCTTGTGGAAGTATTGCCGAAGGGAATCAATAAGTTTTTATTCGCAGACAACGGTTCTTCCTGTATAGAAATGGCTTTAAAATTAAGTTTTCAATATCATTTACAAACAGGAAATCCACAAAAAACGAAGTTTATTTCCTTAGAAAATGCTTATCATGGAGAAACAATAGGAGCCTTGGGAGTAGGAGATGTGGATATCTTTACACAAACTTATCGTCCTTTGATAAAAGAGGGAAGAAAGGTGAGAGTTCCCTATTTGGACAATACAAAATCGGATGAAGAATTTGCAGCCTATGAGGAAGAATGTATTCAAGAATTAAAAAAGCTCATAGAAAACTCTCATCATGAGATTGCTTGTATGATAGTGGAACCTATGGTACAGGGAGCTGCAGGAATGTTGATGTATTCGGCAAACTATCTGAAACAAGTTCGGGAATTGACGAAACAATACAATATTCATCTGATAGATGATGAAATTGCGATGGGATTCGGACGAACCGGAAAAATGTTTGCCTGTGAACATGCTGGAATTACTCCGGATATTATGTGTTTGGCAAAAGGATTGTCCAGCGGATATTATCCGATTGCTATGGCATGTATTACCACAGATATTTTTAATGCTTTTTACGCCGACTACAAGGAGGGAAAATCTTTTTTACATTCTCATACCTATTCTGGAAATCCTTTGGGATGCCGCGTTGCCGTAGAGGTATTACGAATTTTCCAAGAAGAAAATATCATGGCTATGGTACAGGAAAAAGGAGAGTATTTACAAACAAAAATGGAGGAACTTTTTCAAGGTCGGGAGTATGTGAAATCCTATCGAAGAATGGGAATGATAGGAGCTATTGAACTCCATGATATTCCGGGTCAGGAGAGAATAGGAAGAAAGATAGCAACTTTAGCATTGGAAAAAGGAGTTTTAATTCGTCCGATTGGAAATATTGTCTATTTTATGCCGCCATATATTATTACGAAAGAAGAAATAGATACTATGTTGGAAGTTTGCAAAGTATCTATGGAGGAATATATAGAACAAATAAAAAAATAA
- a CDS encoding EFR1 family ferrodoxin (N-terminal region resembles flavodoxins. C-terminal ferrodoxin region binds two 4Fe-4S clusters.): MKVKKVWAAYFSATGTTEKVVKGLAKSLAKKLKTEWDCFDFTLPKARKLEMPFQEEDVVVFGTPTIAGRVPNVLLKYLATIEGRGALAIPISLYGNRNYDDCLIELRDILAKAHFYPIAAGAFIGEHSFSKILGAGRPDEKDMKIVEEFADKIVNKIATGDRTLIEVKGTPDPYRWYYQPRDRQGNPVDIRKVKPLTNEKCTDCKICAKVCPMGSISFENVREIPGICIKCCACIKKCPEDAKYYEDEGYLYHQHELEEEYIRRAEPEYFV; encoded by the coding sequence ATGAAAGTTAAGAAAGTATGGGCAGCTTATTTCAGTGCAACAGGAACAACAGAAAAGGTAGTCAAAGGGCTGGCAAAGTCTTTAGCAAAAAAATTAAAGACAGAATGGGACTGTTTCGATTTTACACTTCCAAAGGCAAGGAAGTTGGAAATGCCTTTTCAAGAAGAGGATGTCGTTGTGTTTGGAACTCCGACGATCGCCGGGAGAGTTCCTAATGTATTATTAAAGTATTTAGCAACGATAGAAGGAAGAGGAGCTCTGGCAATTCCTATTTCTCTTTATGGAAATCGAAATTATGATGATTGTTTAATAGAACTTCGTGATATTTTAGCAAAGGCACATTTTTATCCTATTGCGGCAGGAGCTTTTATTGGAGAACACTCTTTTTCCAAAATTTTGGGAGCAGGGAGACCTGATGAAAAAGATATGAAAATTGTGGAAGAATTTGCGGATAAAATTGTAAATAAAATAGCAACAGGGGATAGAACTCTGATTGAAGTCAAGGGAACTCCGGATCCTTATCGTTGGTATTATCAACCGAGAGATCGGCAAGGAAATCCTGTCGATATTCGTAAGGTAAAACCTCTGACCAATGAGAAATGTACGGATTGTAAAATTTGTGCAAAAGTTTGTCCTATGGGATCCATTTCTTTTGAAAATGTTCGAGAGATTCCCGGAATTTGTATTAAGTGTTGTGCTTGTATCAAAAAGTGTCCGGAAGATGCAAAATATTATGAAGAT